From a region of the Streptomyces caniferus genome:
- a CDS encoding anthrone oxygenase family protein: MRALQTATLLVATLGVGLMAGLFTAFAYAVMPGLRRSDDRTFVQAMRNINRAIVNGWFLLPFLLPIPLLVLAAILARNGPGRIALPWILAALVLYLAGFLVTGGVNVPLNNALDKVPTNEGPAASGGSGDPADRSGDLQAARDGFEGRWVTWNLVRALAHTAAFGVLAWALFLHGTAGTAGTGGSV; this comes from the coding sequence ATGAGAGCCCTGCAGACCGCCACGCTCCTCGTCGCGACCCTCGGCGTGGGCCTGATGGCCGGCCTGTTCACCGCCTTCGCCTACGCGGTGATGCCCGGCCTCCGCCGTTCCGACGACCGCACTTTCGTGCAGGCCATGCGGAACATCAACAGGGCCATCGTCAACGGCTGGTTCCTGCTCCCCTTTCTGCTGCCGATCCCCCTGCTCGTCCTCGCCGCGATCCTGGCCCGGAACGGGCCCGGCCGGATCGCCCTGCCCTGGATCCTCGCCGCCCTGGTGCTGTACCTGGCGGGCTTCCTCGTCACCGGGGGCGTCAACGTCCCGCTCAACAACGCGCTCGACAAGGTCCCGACGAACGAGGGCCCGGCTGCCTCCGGTGGCTCCGGTGATCCGGCCGACCGGTCCGGCGACCTCCAGGCCGCACGCGACGGCTTCGAGGGCCGGTGGGTCACCTGGAACCTCGTCCGCGCGCTCGCCCACACCGCCGCCTTCGGCGTGCTCGCCTGGGCCCTCTTCCTGCACGGCACGGCGGGCACCGCGGGCACGGGCGGCTCGGTGTGA